The Paenibacillus sp. 481 DNA window AATCGTTAGCCGCTTCGAGCGTAAAGGATTTCAACTCGTAGCAGGTAAATTATTGGTCATCTCGCGCGAACAGGCAGAACATCATTATGCAGAGCATGCGGAAAAGCCGTTTTTCGGCGAGTTGGTGGACTTCATCACATCCGGTCCTGTATTCGGTATGGTATGGGAAGGCGATGACGTTATCGCGCTGTCGCGCTTGATGATCGGCAAGACGAAAGTAGCAGATGCACAACCGGGAACGATTCGCGGAGATTTTGCAGCGCATACGAACTTTAACTTGGTACATGGCTCCGACGCACCAGAGAGTGCAGCGCGTGAAATTGCGAATCTGTTCTCTGACAGTGAATTGCTTACGTATTCGCGCGCAGTTCAACCTTGGATTTAATGGGTATTATCGGTTGCAAATAGGCGACCGTCATTTTTTGAAGTTTTATGTAAGCTCTTTCATGAAGCAGGATAATAGGAAGGACACGGCGAATACGTTATATTCGACCGTGTTCTTTTTTTTATTACATAAAGTAATAACGGTTGTTACATACGCGCCGGAGAGTGAATGACATGCGAGAACGACTAGATCCGCTCGTACCAGAATCATCAGCTACAATCACGTATAGTGAAGCGGACAATCAAGATTATATTTTTTTCGTGGACCAAGTTAGGAAACTAACAGGAATTGATTTGGCCCAGTACAAAGAAGCACAAATGCGTCGACGTTTGACCACGCTTCGTATCAAAAATGGATACAGCTCGTTCCAAGCCTTTTTCGAGGGAATTAAGCAAGATAAGCGATTGTTAGCTGAATTTCTTGATCGAATGACGATAAACGTATCCGAATTTTGGCGTAATCCATTGCGGTGGATAACGCTGAAAGAGCGTGTGCTGCCCATGTTGACTGAGACGAACCGCCGCTTGCATTGCTGGAGTGCCGCTTGTTCGACCGGGGAAGAACCATACACGCTAGCCATGATACTGGACGATGCGGGATTGCTACAACAAGCACGAGTGGATGCTTCCGATTTAGATGACAATGCTTTGGCTCGTGCCAAAGATGCGTGGTACGTAGAACGTTCTTTGAAAGACGTGCCAGTCGACTTTAAGCAGCGCTACTTTAAGGAAGATCAGGCAGGGTATCGAATCGAAGAACGTTTAAAGCGCTCCATTCAATACCGTAAGCAGAACCTGCTTACAGACCGATTTGAATCGAATCTAGATCTCATTATTTGTCGCAATGTGATGATCTATTTTACAGAAGAAGCGAAGCATGATTTGTATATGAAGTTTGCACAGTCGCTACGTCCGGGAGGCGTGCTGTTTGTAGGGAGCACAGAGCAAATTTTTAACCCTGGACAGTATGGATTAGAAACAATGGAAACGTTTTTCTATCGACGCACGAGTGCGAAGCTATAAAGCATCAACGTTAATCTATGTAATCAGATGGTCATTTGTAGAAATTCTTTAAATCGTAACACATTCCATGTTACACGATGCGATTTGCCTTCAAAAGCACGTCTCATGCACGTTTATGCGTGTATGGTACGTGCTTTTGCTTTGTAGATTGCTTTCTTGTCAAACGGAAACGGCTATACTATAATGAGCAAAAGGATCGAAAGATTTTAGTCGTTCACAGCACAAACGCTTAAAAGGGGGAAAAGCAAGTGAGCCTACGTTACTTGACAGCAGGGGAGACACACGGACCTCAACTGACTGCAATCATTGAAGGAATGCCTAGCAACTTGGAAATCAATTTTGAACGTTTAAATGATCAACTACTACGTCGTCAAAAAGGGTATGGAAGAGGACGTCGTATGCAAATTGAAACGGACACAGCAGCAATAGTAGGTGGTGTGCGCCATGGACGTACAACTGGTGCACCTATTGCGCTCGTTGTTGAAAATAAAGATTGGAAACACTGGACGAAAATTATGAACGTGGAACCTATCGAAGGCACGGACGAAGAAAAGCGCCGTGTTCATCGTCCACGTCCAGGTCATGCTGATTTGAACGGTGGTCTAAAGTATCAGCTCAAAGATTTGCGAAACGTACTAGAGCGCTCCAGCGCTCGCGAAACAGCAGCGCGTGTAGCGGTCGGTGCAGTAGCTCGCCAGCTGTTGGAGGCGTTTGGCATTAAAATTGCCGGACAGGTTATTCGTATCGGCGAAATTGAGGCACCTGCCCATAACTTGCCTATCGATGAAATTATCGAACGCACAGAGCAATCCTCCGTGCGGGTAGTCGATGCAGATACAGAAGCGAAGATGGAAGCTTACATCGACCAAATTAAAGCCGAAGGTGATTCGATCGGTGGCATTGTGGAATGCATCATCGAAGGCGTACCTGTTGGCTTGGGCAGTTATGTGCAATACGACAGAAAGCTTGATGGACGAATTGCACAAGCGGTTATGTCTATCAATGCGTTTAAAGGTGTTGAAATTGGCATTGGTTTTGAGGCAGGCCACTTGCGTGGATCGCAAGTGCATGATGAAATTTTGTATGACGCAGAGAACGGCTATACACGTGCTACGAATCGTCTTGGCGGTTTTGAGGGCGGCATCACGAACGGTATGCCGATTGTCGTGCGCGGCGTAATGAAGCCGATTCCAACGTTGTATAAGCCATTGCAAAGCGTAGATATCGATACGAAAGAGCCGTTTACGGCACAAGTTGAGCGTTCCGATGCATGCGCAGTTCCTGCGGCTAGCGTCGTTATGGAACATGTTGTGGCTTGGGAAGTGGCCAAAGCATTGTTAGAAAAGTTCGGCGGCGACTCCATGGAGGAGATTCAAGCGAACATTAACAATTTCAACGAGCAGGTAGCTCGTTACTAATGCGGCGAGCATAATGTAGAGGTGAGCGTCTTGAAGCACGATGAAATAAAGCGAAATGAGCAATTAGGCGCTAGCGAACTAACTGTACAGTTAGGTGAACGTTCATATCCGATCTGGATCGGTAGCGGCTTGCTAAATCGAATTGGAGAGGCGTTTGCCTTGTTGAACATTTCGAATAGTAGCCCATTACTTATTATTACAGATTCGCATGTAGCACCCCGATATTTAAATACAGCAGTCGAAGCGCTGCGAGAAGCGGGCTATCGTGTGTTTGAGCATGTTATTCCAGCTGGAGAGTCATCTAAGTCGCTAGGCGTCTTTGAGGAGTGCGTCACGGCTGCATTACAAGCAGGCTTAGACCGTAAGTCAACGATTATTGCGCTAGGCGGAGGTGTCGTTGGCGATTTAGCGGGGTTCGTCGCAGCTACTTATATGCGTGGAGTTCGATTTATTCAGGTGCCGACCACGATTTTGGCACATGACAGTAGTGTGGGTGGCAAAGTGGCGGTGAATCATCCACTGGCCAAAAATATTATCGGTGCCTTTTATCAACCTGAAGCGGTGCTGTACGATACAGCAACACTAGCTACCTTGCCAGATCGTGAAGTGAGGGCTGGTTTAGCGGAAATGTTGAAGCATGGCCTCATTTGGGATGCGGAATTTGCTTATTGGTGCAAAGACAACGCAGCTCAATTAGTGGCAGGGAACGAAGCGGCATTATCTTATGGATTATATAAAGGCTGTGCAGTTAAAGCCGAAGTGGTGTCACGCGATGAGCGTGAGAACGACTTGCGAGCCATTCTCAATTTGGGTCATACCATTGGACATGCCTTAGAGGCAGTTGGTGGTTACAATGAGCTGCTCCATGGTGAAGCGATTGCGATTGGAATGGTTGGCTCTGCACGAATTGGCGAGCGTTTAGGGACAGCAACTGACGTTGCAGCAACGACGAAGGCGATGTTTGAAGCGCTAGGCCTGCCGACGACGATTCCGTCACATTATGATACGGATGCTATTCTAGCCGCGATGATGCACGATAAAAAGTTTAGCGAAGGTCGGACGATGTTCGTTGTACCAACTTCGATCGGGCAAGTTGACATTCGCAAGGATGTGCCAATCGAGCTTGTGCGAGATATCGTGGAACAACTAAAACGGGAGGCGGGATAAGCATGTACGTAAGAGGAATTCGTGGGGCAACAACAGTTGAGCACAATGATGGCGCGCAAATACTAGAAGCGACTATTGAATTGCTGAAAGAAATTGTGGAGCAAAATGATGTGCAACCGGAATACATTGCGAGCGTATGGGTTACGATGACAGAGGATTTAGATGCAACGTTTCCAGCACGCGCTATTCGTGAAATGTCTGGCTGGGAGCTCGTGCCGCTTATGTGTGCTGTCGAAATTCCAGTACAAGGCAGCTTACCACGCTGTATTCGCTTAATGGTCATGATTAATACGGCCAAAGAGCAAGCCGACATTAACCATATTTATTTGCGTAATGCTAAAAGCTTGCGGCCGGATCTGGTAAGTCGTTAAAGTTGAAAAAAAAGGCAATTAAAGGCGTTGACCTCTTTCGATCATTCATGTATAGTTGGAATCAGCAGAGTTGAGCAGAGTTTAGTTTGAGATTGAGATGAGCAGAGTTTAGCCTAGTTTAGTGTAGTTGAGTGGAGACAAAGAACGAGTAGTTGATGTAGCGCAGCTATCATAAGATGGGATACGTGTATTTATTTTACACAATTCTATATCTTGGGTAGATGTTATTTCGCTATACCTTACAACCGTTTCTTTTGGTTCCAACCCAATTTCTCTCATCACAATTTCATCGCTAATGATTCAAGCCTCTACCATGCGTAGAGGCTTTTTTGATGCAGAATTGACCACTAATGCGCTATTCATGTACATGGATGGCACATTGGGAGTTGATTCTGCTGACACCTTCATAAAACTTGCAGCTCACTGTAAGGATAATAAACCGAGCCACGTGATCGCACATCGAATGCATCGTGGTCGGACATGAGGAGTGAAAGCGATGAATCCCCAAGTTGAAGAAGTTATACAATTAGCCCGACAATATAATGTGATACCGATTACGCGTACCGTCATGGCTGACACAGAAACACCTATAAGCCTGTTTCAGCGCTTACAGCACGAACCGTTTTCCTTTTTGCTGGAAAGTGTAGAGGGGGGCATTCAGTGGGCGCGACATTCGTTTATCGGCACAACACCTTTTCTTCGATTTCAAGGCAAAAATGGCAAGCTTATTGTCATTGAAAATGGAGTTGAGCAGCATATCGAAGAAAAGCCGCTTGCAGCGATTAAACGATTGCTACGCCGTTACCGCAGCCCTAAAATTAATGGATTACCCCCGCTGACTGGTGGTGCTATCGGTTTTTTTGGATATGATTTAGTACAGCAATATGAGCGGTTGCCGCAGCATGCTGTAGATGACATGCACACAAACGACATTCAATTTATGTTCTGTGATCAGTTGGTCGTATTTGACCACGTCAGACAGCAAATGCAGTTTATTGTGAACATACACATTCAGCCTGACGACACCGATGAGATGATTCGTGTTCGCTACGAGGAGAGTTGTCAAAAGCTACTACAGCTGCAAGCGAAGCTAACAGCGCCGTTGCCACGGCAGAAGCAAGTGAACTCGGATGCTTTTTTAGCGCGAATTGACGATATCGGTCCTGTACGCTCGAACGAGACAAAAGAGTCGTTTATCGCCAAAGTGGATCAGGCGAAGCAATATATTTTGGCCGGCGATATTTTTCAAGTTGTACTTTCACAGCGGTTTGAAAGAAAAACGACGGTTGATCCGTTAGATGTGTACCGGATGCTACGGATGACGAATCCTTCACCTTACATGTACGTGTTGAAAATGGAAGATGAGACGATCGTCGGAACATCACCGGAGGCGCTCGTGCGTGTAAATGGAGATAGAGTGGAGACACGTCCGATTGCAGGGACACGACCGCGAGGCAAAACGGAAGAGCAAGATATGGAGTTGGAACGCGAACTGTTGGCAGATGAAAAAGAGCGGGCTGAGCATTTGATGCTTGTGGACTTAGGCCGCAATGACATTGGTCGCGTGTGCGATTTCGGCTCGGTACGTTGCGACAAGTATATGGATATCGAGCGTTACTCGCACGTGATGCATATCGTGTCCAACGTTTCTGGAACGTTGCGGAAGGATAAAGACTTTTTTGATGCTTTCCTGTCTTGCTTGCCAGCAGGTACAGTCTCCGGTGCTCCTAAGTTGCGAGCCATGGAAATTATCGCAGAGCTAGAGCGGGAAGCGCGTGGAGCTTACGCTGGGGCAATCGGATATTTAGGATTTAACGGCAATATGGATACGTGTATTACGATTCGTACGATTATTTTTAAAGGTGGCTCAGCATACGTTCAGGCGGGTGCAGGCATTGTGTGGGATTCTGTACCGGAAAAAGAGTACGAAGAGACGGTCAATAAAGCGAAGGCTTTGCTTGTCGCGATTGAAATGGCAGAACGAGTCTTTAGCACTGACATCGCTGACCGTGTTGAGGCTGCAACGGTGAATACGCTAGAGAAGCGGCCGTTGCCTGTGAACTGGGACTATTACGTCGACACAGAGATGAGTCATTCAGCAACTGAAGAGCTGCATCGAAAGGAGCTGAGCGTATGACGTCCACAATCGAGCAAAATGGCCTAAAAGAGGCGTTGAGCCGCGTATTGGCTGGGGAGCACTTAAGTAGAGAGCTGGCATGCCAAGTGATGCAGGACATCATGGATGGCTATGCTACGCCAGCACAGATCGGTGCCTTGTTAGCTGGGCTCCGCCTTAAAGGGGAGACGGTGGAGGAGATCGTCGGGTTTGCACAGGCGATGCGCAGTCGTGCTAATCAGCTAGTTACAACTCGTGAACGATTGTTGGACACTTGTGGAACAGGCGGCTCGGGCATTCATAAATTCAATATTTCTACCGTATCGGCAATTATCGCCGCAGCTGGTTCTGTACGTGTGGCAAAGCATGGCAACCGCTCCGCATCTAGTCGTGCGGGCAGTGCAGATGTGCTTGAAGCGCTGGGTGTGCAAATTCAATTGAGCAGCGAGCAAGCTGCTGATTGTTTGGATCGTATCGGCATCTGCTTTATGTTTGCGCAAATGTTTCATCCAGCGATGAAGCATGCTGCGGGACCACGCAAAGAGCTTGGTGTGCGTACGGTGTTCAATATGCTTGGCCCGTTGACGAATCCAGCAGGTGCAGATCGTCAATTGCTCGGTATTTACGATCAGACGAAGACTGACACGATTGCGGCTGTACTGAGGGAGCTTGGCCTAAAGCGAGCGCTAGTCGTCGCGAGTGAAGATGGACTTGATGAAATTAGCTTGTCCGCACCTACGCGTGTCAGTGAGTTGAAAGACGGGGAACTGCGGACATATACGATTACACCAGAACAATTAGGCTTGCACACGCAGCCGTTAACAGAGGTGCTGGGCGGGGATGCCGTAACGAACGCGGCGCTCATCCGTCGAGTGCTGCAAGGAGAAAGAGGCGCTCATCGCGAAATTGTATTAGCGAACACAGGCGCATGCATTTATGTAGCCGGGCAAGCAGATTCGATTGCTGAAGGTGTGAGAACGGCGGAGCAATTGATCGATAGCGGTCGTGCTTATGCGAAGCTGGAGCAGTGGATTGAGACGACAGGGGGATTAAGTCATGTTTCTTGAACGAATTGTAGCTACGAAACGCGAGGAAGTCGCAGAGCTGCGTCAGCAGCTATCTCGGGCAGAAGCTGAACGTCGCATTGCCGCTTTAACGACGAACTGCCAATCGTTAAGCGCTGCGTTAACGAGCGGTCGGAAGCGTTCAGTAGGTCTTATCGCAGAGGTAAAAAAAGCATCTCCTTCAAAAGGGCTGATTCGCGCCGATTTTGATCCACCTGCAATTGTAAAGGACTATGTTGCCGCTGGCGCAGACGCATTGTCTGTGCTGACGGATCGGACTTATTTTCAAGGTGGAAATGAAATCTTGCAGCAGGTGCGTGCATTGACGACTCTACCGCTTTTGCGGAAAGAATTTATTATTGATGAGCTGCAAATTTTGGAGGCTCGATTGCTTGGTGCTGATGCGGTATTGCTAATCGCAGCCATTTTGAATGACGATGAATTGAAGCGGATGAATCAGCTCGCCCTTGATTTAGGGATGGAGGCGTTGATTGAGGTTCATGACGAAGCGGAACTGCGTAGAGTAGCAGAACTTGAACAGGTCAAGCTACTCGGAGTGAACAACCGCAACTTGCACACGTTTGTGACAGATATTTCTCAGACGAGCAAATTAAAGCCGCTTATCCCAGAAGGTTGTGTGTACATTAGCGAGAGTGGAATTCATTTGCCGGAGCATTTAACGATGCTGGCCGAGATCGGTGCAGACGCTGTTCTCGTTGGCGAGCACTTTATGCGGCAAGCTGACGTTCGTGGCGGGGTGGAACATTTAATGAGCGGACTTGATGCCCGACAATTTGCAACACAAGAGCTTCAACCAGGGGAATTAGGGATAGGAAGTCAGTCACGATGACTTTCGTAAAAATTTGCGGATTGCAAGATGTGGAAACGGCACGTGTGGTCACAAGGTTGAAGCCGGATCAGATTGGATTCGTATTTGCCCCAAGCAGGCGACAAATAGCTCCGTCTTTAGGCAGCGACATCATACAACAGCTGCGTGCTGAATTTGAACAGTGCCCAGAGTTTGTAGGTGTATTTGCCAGCCCGAAGAAGGAGGAGCTTGCTGCTGTGCTAAATACGGTGCCACTGGATGCGATTCAATTGCACATGCCTTTACATGTTCCGGTTGCGAGTGGTGTTGAGGCAACAGAGCGTGCAGTTGGTTCTCCAAGTGAAGGCTTGCAGCTGTTGAAATGGATCAAATCGAACTGGGACGTTCGTATTTGGTTGACCGTGCCTATCAGCACATCGATTTTGTCAGCAACGTCGGTTGAAAGAGATGCTGATCCAGCCTTAGGCGGATGGAATGCGATTGTGCATGCTGCTCCATACACGGATGTGTTGTTGTTGGATACGCATGATCCAATCCAAGGCGGAGGCTCCGGTAAGACGTTTAACTGGAGTGTTATTCCGAACTACATGGAGCAAGCGAAAACGTTGTCGTTACCGCTGTACGCAGCAGGAGGTTTAGATCCGAACAACGTGTCGGAATTAACAGCAAGTTATCCCATAGCTGGGGTAGATGTATCGAGTGGTGTTGAAACGAATGGTGTGAAAGACACCGTAAAAATAAAATCATTTATCGAAAGGGTGAGGGGAAATGTCATACACGGAACAACCACTTACACAAAAAAATAGCGACGAGCAGCAGCGAACGCTACCAGATGAAAATGGTAGATTTGGTTCATTTGGCGGTCGCTTTGTCCCTGAAACGTTGATGAATGCACTTATCGAGTTGGAAGAGGCGTATCGTCATCATATTAACGAGCCTGATTTTCAGACAGAATTGATATATTTGCTTAAGCAATATTCGGGTAGACCGACTCCACTATATTATGCAGAACGGCTAACGCAAGCGTTAGGCGGGGCGAAAATATATTTAAAGCGCGAAGATTTAAACCACACGGGTGCGCACAAAATTAATAACACGATCGGTCAGGCTTTGTTGGCAAAGCGCATGGGCAAGCATAAAGTGATCGCTGAAACGGGTGCAGGCCAACACGGTGTCGCCACAGCAACGGTTGCAGCACTACTTGGGATGGAATGCAAAGTATTTATGGGCGAAGAAGATATGAGACGCCAACGTTTAAATGTGTTTCGGATGCAATTGCTAGGAGCAGAGGTCATTCCGGTCGTGTCAGGCTCACGTACGCTGAAAGATGCAGGCAATGAGGCTTTACGCTACTGGGTAAGTCACGTCCACGATACGTTCTACATTCTCGGTTCTGTCGTGGGCCCTCATCCTTATCCTATGATGGTGCGCGATTTCCAACGGATTATTGGGGACGAGACACGTGCACAACTGCTTGAAACAGAAGGCCGTCTGCCCGATGTTTGTGTCGCTGCGGTCGGCGGCGGCAGTAATGCGATTGGTATGTTTTATCCATTTATTCAAGATCCAAGTGTCAAGCTAGTAGGTGTAGAGGCAGCTGGAAAAGGGATTGATACCCCGTATCATGCAGCGACCATGACTCTCGGCACGCCAGGTGTGTTCCAAGGCTCGATGAGCTACTTATTGCAGGACAAACATGGACAAGTGCAGCATGCACATTCGATATCAGCAGGATTAGACTATCCAGGTGTTGGCCCAGAGCACGCTTACTTAAATCATTCAGGACGTGCTACGTATGAGCCGATTACCGATCAGGAAGCGTTGGATGCGTTGCAATTTTTGAGCCGTAAGGAAGGGATTATTCCTGCGCTTGAATCCGCGCATGCGATTGCACACGCCGTTAAGATTGCGCCACAAATGAGTGCGGATCAACTGCTTGTCATCTGTTTATCCGGCAGAGGCGATAAAGATGTGGCAACGATAATGGATGTACTGGGAGGTAACGACGATGACTCTACAGCAGAAGCAGAGTAACCGGATTGATTCCACATTTGCACGTTTGAGCAATGAAGGCCGTTCGGCTTTAATGCCATTTTTTACACTTGGAGATCCAACGTTGGAAAGTACAGTTGCGCTCTTGCTCGGCATGGAGCAGGCGGGTGCGGACCTGATCGAACTGGGTATTCCGTATTCAGACCCGTTAGCAGATGGCCCTGTTATTGAGAAAGCTTCTGCGCGAGCGTTAAAAAATAACGTGACGATCGAAGACAGCTTCCACGTCGTTCGTGAAGCACGCCGAGCGGGCGCTAATATCCCGTACGTATTGTTTACGTATTTCAATCCCGTACTGCAATATGGCTTAGACCCGTTCTTCACAGCGGCAGCCGAGGCAGATATAAACGGTATCATTATACCCGATTTGCCAATCGAAGAAAGTGAACCGATCCGTATCGTTGCGGATCGATACGGCATCCATCTTATTCCGCTTGTCGCGCCGACGTCCGAGGCGCGCATTGCACGCATCGTCGAGCACGGTCGAGGCTTCATATACTGTGTGTCATCGCTTGGCGTAACCGGCATGCGTGATTCATTCGGCGATGAAGTCGAGAGCTTTCTTCACGCGGTAAGAAAGAGCACATCATTGCCGATTGCGATCGGTTTCGGCATCTCTACAGCTGCGCACGTACAGCGCTTTGCACCACATTGTGACGGCGTCATTGTTGGCAGTGCCGTCGTGCGTCAAATCGAAGCTGCGCTGCCTTTGCTCGAAAATCCAGCTACTTCTGCAAAAGGGGTCTTGCAAATTTGTGATTTTGTGCGACAATTAAAGCAGGACTAACTTACTTAGACGCTTTGCATCTGTAAAGCATGTTAGCTTATCAGCGTTAGCGTGCCGCAATCGCAAAGCATGGAGAGGTGGTATATAGATGCAACCAAAACGAAATGTCGTACATCTACCTGTGTACCAGCCGGGTAAATCAACGGATGAAGTGAAACGTGAACTAGGGCTGTCGAATATCATTAAGCTTGCCTCTAATGAAAATCCATTTGGCAGCTCACCGCAAGTTAAACAAGCGCTTATTGATGAAATTCAACATACGAGCTTGTATCCTGATGGTGCCGCAGTAGCACTTACGGCTGCGGTGGCACAGCACTTAGGTGTGAACAGCAATCAAATCATTTTTGGAGCGGGCTCAGACGAAGTTATTTTAATGCTTTGTCGTGCCTTCCTCGTTCCAGGTGACGAGATCGTTATTGCCGACCAGACTTTCCCGCAATATAAGCATAATGCGGATATTGAAGGTGCAGTTACGATTGAAGTTCCGTTGCGCGACGGGGGGCATGATTTAGAAGCGATGCTTGCGGCTGTCAATGAACGAACAAAGCTTGTGTTCATTTGCAATCCTAACAATCCGACAGGCACAATCGTGTCAGCCGACGAATTGCATTCATTTATGAAGCGTGTGTCCGATCAAGTGCTGGTCGTGTTAGATGAAGCCTACTGTGAATATGTGACCGACCCAACATTCCCAGATGCTTTACCGCTGCTAAGTGAATATAAGAACTTAATTACGCTACGAACGTTTTCAAAAATATACGGATTGGCTTCGCTTCGCATTGGCTACGGTGTTGGTCATCCTGACGTTATTCATACGATTAATCAAGTCCGGGAGCCGTTCAATACGACGCGCTTCGCGCAAGTAGCTGCTCTTGCAGCTGTGCAAGACCAAGCATTTATCGCGGAGTGCCGCCAGCGCAATGCCGAAGGAATCGTGTACTTGCAGTCGCAGTTTGCACGTCTCGGATTGAGCAGCTTTCCTGCCCATGGCAACTTTATTATGGTTGATGTTGGCTTGCCAGCTGTCGCTGCATTCGATGCGCTGCTGCGCAAAGGTTTCATTACGCGGGCTGGACATCAGAAG harbors:
- the aroC gene encoding chorismate synthase, translating into MSLRYLTAGETHGPQLTAIIEGMPSNLEINFERLNDQLLRRQKGYGRGRRMQIETDTAAIVGGVRHGRTTGAPIALVVENKDWKHWTKIMNVEPIEGTDEEKRRVHRPRPGHADLNGGLKYQLKDLRNVLERSSARETAARVAVGAVARQLLEAFGIKIAGQVIRIGEIEAPAHNLPIDEIIERTEQSSVRVVDADTEAKMEAYIDQIKAEGDSIGGIVECIIEGVPVGLGSYVQYDRKLDGRIAQAVMSINAFKGVEIGIGFEAGHLRGSQVHDEILYDAENGYTRATNRLGGFEGGITNGMPIVVRGVMKPIPTLYKPLQSVDIDTKEPFTAQVERSDACAVPAASVVMEHVVAWEVAKALLEKFGGDSMEEIQANINNFNEQVARY
- the ndk gene encoding nucleoside-diphosphate kinase, coding for MERTFIMVKPDGVQRGLIGEIVSRFERKGFQLVAGKLLVISREQAEHHYAEHAEKPFFGELVDFITSGPVFGMVWEGDDVIALSRLMIGKTKVADAQPGTIRGDFAAHTNFNLVHGSDAPESAAREIANLFSDSELLTYSRAVQPWI
- the trpD gene encoding anthranilate phosphoribosyltransferase; protein product: MTSTIEQNGLKEALSRVLAGEHLSRELACQVMQDIMDGYATPAQIGALLAGLRLKGETVEEIVGFAQAMRSRANQLVTTRERLLDTCGTGGSGIHKFNISTVSAIIAAAGSVRVAKHGNRSASSRAGSADVLEALGVQIQLSSEQAADCLDRIGICFMFAQMFHPAMKHAAGPRKELGVRTVFNMLGPLTNPAGADRQLLGIYDQTKTDTIAAVLRELGLKRALVVASEDGLDEISLSAPTRVSELKDGELRTYTITPEQLGLHTQPLTEVLGGDAVTNAALIRRVLQGERGAHREIVLANTGACIYVAGQADSIAEGVRTAEQLIDSGRAYAKLEQWIETTGGLSHVS
- the trpC gene encoding indole-3-glycerol phosphate synthase TrpC; protein product: MFLERIVATKREEVAELRQQLSRAEAERRIAALTTNCQSLSAALTSGRKRSVGLIAEVKKASPSKGLIRADFDPPAIVKDYVAAGADALSVLTDRTYFQGGNEILQQVRALTTLPLLRKEFIIDELQILEARLLGADAVLLIAAILNDDELKRMNQLALDLGMEALIEVHDEAELRRVAELEQVKLLGVNNRNLHTFVTDISQTSKLKPLIPEGCVYISESGIHLPEHLTMLAEIGADAVLVGEHFMRQADVRGGVEHLMSGLDARQFATQELQPGELGIGSQSR
- the aroB gene encoding 3-dehydroquinate synthase encodes the protein MSVLKHDEIKRNEQLGASELTVQLGERSYPIWIGSGLLNRIGEAFALLNISNSSPLLIITDSHVAPRYLNTAVEALREAGYRVFEHVIPAGESSKSLGVFEECVTAALQAGLDRKSTIIALGGGVVGDLAGFVAATYMRGVRFIQVPTTILAHDSSVGGKVAVNHPLAKNIIGAFYQPEAVLYDTATLATLPDREVRAGLAEMLKHGLIWDAEFAYWCKDNAAQLVAGNEAALSYGLYKGCAVKAEVVSRDERENDLRAILNLGHTIGHALEAVGGYNELLHGEAIAIGMVGSARIGERLGTATDVAATTKAMFEALGLPTTIPSHYDTDAILAAMMHDKKFSEGRTMFVVPTSIGQVDIRKDVPIELVRDIVEQLKREAG
- the aroH gene encoding chorismate mutase, whose translation is MYVRGIRGATTVEHNDGAQILEATIELLKEIVEQNDVQPEYIASVWVTMTEDLDATFPARAIREMSGWELVPLMCAVEIPVQGSLPRCIRLMVMINTAKEQADINHIYLRNAKSLRPDLVSR
- a CDS encoding phosphoribosylanthranilate isomerase: MTFVKICGLQDVETARVVTRLKPDQIGFVFAPSRRQIAPSLGSDIIQQLRAEFEQCPEFVGVFASPKKEELAAVLNTVPLDAIQLHMPLHVPVASGVEATERAVGSPSEGLQLLKWIKSNWDVRIWLTVPISTSILSATSVERDADPALGGWNAIVHAAPYTDVLLLDTHDPIQGGGSGKTFNWSVIPNYMEQAKTLSLPLYAAGGLDPNNVSELTASYPIAGVDVSSGVETNGVKDTVKIKSFIERVRGNVIHGTTTYTKK
- the trpE gene encoding anthranilate synthase component I, giving the protein MNPQVEEVIQLARQYNVIPITRTVMADTETPISLFQRLQHEPFSFLLESVEGGIQWARHSFIGTTPFLRFQGKNGKLIVIENGVEQHIEEKPLAAIKRLLRRYRSPKINGLPPLTGGAIGFFGYDLVQQYERLPQHAVDDMHTNDIQFMFCDQLVVFDHVRQQMQFIVNIHIQPDDTDEMIRVRYEESCQKLLQLQAKLTAPLPRQKQVNSDAFLARIDDIGPVRSNETKESFIAKVDQAKQYILAGDIFQVVLSQRFERKTTVDPLDVYRMLRMTNPSPYMYVLKMEDETIVGTSPEALVRVNGDRVETRPIAGTRPRGKTEEQDMELERELLADEKERAEHLMLVDLGRNDIGRVCDFGSVRCDKYMDIERYSHVMHIVSNVSGTLRKDKDFFDAFLSCLPAGTVSGAPKLRAMEIIAELEREARGAYAGAIGYLGFNGNMDTCITIRTIIFKGGSAYVQAGAGIVWDSVPEKEYEETVNKAKALLVAIEMAERVFSTDIADRVEAATVNTLEKRPLPVNWDYYVDTEMSHSATEELHRKELSV
- a CDS encoding CheR family methyltransferase, giving the protein MRERLDPLVPESSATITYSEADNQDYIFFVDQVRKLTGIDLAQYKEAQMRRRLTTLRIKNGYSSFQAFFEGIKQDKRLLAEFLDRMTINVSEFWRNPLRWITLKERVLPMLTETNRRLHCWSAACSTGEEPYTLAMILDDAGLLQQARVDASDLDDNALARAKDAWYVERSLKDVPVDFKQRYFKEDQAGYRIEERLKRSIQYRKQNLLTDRFESNLDLIICRNVMIYFTEEAKHDLYMKFAQSLRPGGVLFVGSTEQIFNPGQYGLETMETFFYRRTSAKL